Within the Methanocaldococcus sp. genome, the region TTATGGAAGAACTTAAAAGAATAATTGGAGAAAATGCTGCAAAAGGTATTTTTAAGAGAAGTCTAAAAAGACTTATGGAAAAGTATGGATATAAAAATTAAGCTCTCATAGAGTATTTATAAGCTTGACAAGCCCAATAATCTAATACTTCTCTTATTGACTTTAATCTTTTTTCTTTTCTTTTTTTGACCCTTGCTAAGTTCCTTAGTATTTTTAAAGTTTTTTCTATTTCATTTTCACTCATTAAGGTGGCGTTAATTAATAAATTTATAGCCTTCTTATCAATGTCATCCATAGTACCACCTTTTAATATTATATCCTAAATTAGTATTATTATATATAAAATTTTTGGTTAAAAATATGAAAAATATTCATTATAATCCAAATTAAAATTTATTTTATTAATATTAAAATTTTTTGTAGTTTTATTAATTCAAATATTCAAAATATACAATTAACATTTTAAAAATAAAAAAATTAATTTTATTTGATTCCCATAGCCTTATTAGTTTTTTCAATTGATTTAAATTTATCTTCTTCTAATTGAAGCATAGATCTTATACAGTCAATATTCTCTGGAATAACTATACTCTCTTGATGAACTGCTTGCATTAAAAATATCTCATTATCTACAACATTAACACTTTCTTCCCAAACAACTAATTCATTTATATCATATCTCAATCTACCTAAATCTCTTCCATATTCTATTATTTGTGCGGTTGATGTAAATCCATCTTCATATTTAACAGTTATAATTCTTGGAGTTTTCTCAATAGATTCTAAAATATCATCTCTACTAACATTGTTTTCAACTTCAACCATCAATGTATGCTGATGCATCAAAGTTGTAGGAACAATAACTGCTGATGTTACTATCTTCCCCTCAAATTCAGGAACTACTGAAACTACATCAGGACCATGATGGGAAGGGACAGTTACAGGATTAGGAACTATGGCATTAATTGGTCCTCTTTTATCATCATTTGGATCTGCCGCTCTTCTAACTAATACTACTCTCGCCTTTTTAATGTCTGCAACTGAATTTATAGCATATAATATTCTACATAAACCAGTTGTGTTACAAGAGACAACCCTTACATAATCTTTTCCATAACATCTGTCATAACTCCAAAGAGCGTTAAAATTATCTTCAACATCCTTAGCCTTTTCTCCTCCTTGTAGTATAGCCTTAACTTTGTGTGGCTTGTAAATATTTTCTAAATTCTGCTTTCCTATCTTTTTTGGGGCACCATCAACGACAATATCAACATCTTCTATAATATCTAATATTGTTCCTTCTACAGGGATTCCAGCATCTTCAAATAATTTAACTCTCTCTTTATCTGGAATTGCTACAAATAATTTATAACCTTTCTCAACAGCCAACCTTGCTTCAAAATCAGGTTTGGTTTTAGTAACTCCTACAACCTTCATATCATCTTGGATTGAAACAGCATCTGCCACTCTTTTACCAATTGACCCATAACCGTTTATTAAAACATTAACCATTAAAACCACCTCATAATTTCCCAATTTTTAACAATAATTAGTTTTTATAACATTTATATAATTTATATAATTTTTATTATTTATTGAATAAAATGAGAGAGCAATAATAAATAGACTTTGATTGAAGCTATTATTGTCAATAATACAACTACCCTTGTTATTTCATTTGATGCTCCTAATATATCTCCATTTACTCCACCAAAATGATTTTTAGCAATTTTAGCCATACACAGACCAGTAATTATTGAGGATATTATAGCAATTATAACAACTTTTCTATAAATACCATCAAATAGAATTATTAATGGTAATGATAAAATAATCCCAACTGTTAAAAATTTTTCATCACTTTTTTTAACGAAGTATCTTCCAGTACCTTCAATTAATGGATTTCCAAAAGTTGAACAACTAAGCATTCCCAATTTTGCACAAACCTCTACAACAAGTAAGTATAATATATTTATCTCTAAAATGTAAGATATAGAAAATATTGCAATCAAATTGATAAATATTGCAAAAACTACACCTCCACATCCTATATATCTATCTTTCATAGCCATTAACTTCTTTTTT harbors:
- a CDS encoding type II glyceraldehyde-3-phosphate dehydrogenase, whose protein sequence is MVNVLINGYGSIGKRVADAVSIQDDMKVVGVTKTKPDFEARLAVEKGYKLFVAIPDKERVKLFEDAGIPVEGTILDIIEDVDIVVDGAPKKIGKQNLENIYKPHKVKAILQGGEKAKDVEDNFNALWSYDRCYGKDYVRVVSCNTTGLCRILYAINSVADIKKARVVLVRRAADPNDDKRGPINAIVPNPVTVPSHHGPDVVSVVPEFEGKIVTSAVIVPTTLMHQHTLMVEVENNVSRDDILESIEKTPRIITVKYEDGFTSTAQIIEYGRDLGRLRYDINELVVWEESVNVVDNEIFLMQAVHQESIVIPENIDCIRSMLQLEEDKFKSIEKTNKAMGIK
- the cobS gene encoding adenosylcobinamide-GDP ribazoletransferase codes for the protein MFKEFKSLLSFFTRFPIYVEDFDFDRVASYFYLIVFIGYIFGIFSLLIGYIFNFFLPNLLTAILILFFVEYLNGFHHLDGLIDFGDGYMAVGDKKKKLMAMKDRYIGCGGVVFAIFINLIAIFSISYILEINILYLLVVEVCAKLGMLSCSTFGNPLIEGTGRYFVKKSDEKFLTVGIILSLPLIILFDGIYRKVVIIAIISSIITGLCMAKIAKNHFGGVNGDILGASNEITRVVVLLTIIASIKVYLLLLSHFIQ